The stretch of DNA TTACCGATGTCGACGGCGGTTTCGTGCTCCGACCCCTCGACGATCGGCAATTCGATCTCGGCATCGCGTACGCGTAGATGGGCGACCTCAGTCATCGACGGCTCCTCTTCGTCATCAAAAGCGACGTGCGACGTCCGAAGGTCGGGTCGCATGGATGTGAAAGCATGGGGTGAGAAATACTCTACCCGATGGATGCGGTCGGCAAAATAGCCGAAGGCGCAATTCGCCCCCGCAGATAACCGCACTACCGCCAATTCTACATCCCTCGCACGTTCGAGACGAGGAGGGAAGACCGGCGAAAGAGATATTAGCCCGGCTTGTGCTGCAGGGCCTAGCGTCGCGATTCCGGTGAAGGGGACGTTGCGGTCTGGGAAGACTTTTCCTCGTCAAAGATCGTCCAAACCGTGGTCCGTTTGCGAACGCCGGTGATGTACTCGCGTTGGGCTTGGTTAGCTCGCTCGTTTCGAATCTTTTCTTTAATTTCTAGTTGCGCGTCGCGGAACGGCTTCATCGAGTCCTCTTCCCGCTCCAGAACTCGCACAATGTGATACCCTTCCGGCGACTCGATAATCTGACTTAGCCGGTTGGGCGGCAGCGAAAAAATCGCCCTGTCGATCGTTTCGTTTTTCAGGCTGTCGCGGGTAGTCCAGTCATATTGCCCCCCGTCAGAAGCTCGAAAGCCCTGCGAGTGCTTCTTGGCTACGGCGTCGAGCGGGGCCCCGCGCAGCACCTGATTGCCCATATCGGCGATTGCCTGCTCGGCCTCGCCTTTGGTGTTGAATTTGTCGAACCGGACCATCAGCTGCTCCCAGCGAGCCCGGGCGGGGCGTTCGTATTCCGCAGCATGCTCATGGTAAAAGTCGAGCATTTGCCGGTGGGTCACTTCGGTGTCAGGTTTGACGTGCGTACGCAACTGCTGCTGCGCGATAATTTGTTCCAGGAATAGCCGTTTCTTCTTCTCCAGCGACGACCCTTCTTTTCGCAATGCGATATCGAGCTCGGCCGGCGTCTGGACGCCGTATTGCTTTAGATCGCTTTCCATCTGGTACTCGGCGTACTGCGTGTCGAGGTGCGCCTGCATCTCGGTCAGCTTGTCTTGCGGGATGGTTCGGATGAAATCGAGATAGACCATCTTGGTGTCGATCATGTTGGGCAGCAGTTCGCGCAGGGCCAGCTGACGCTGTTCTTCCAAGATCTCTTCGGTGACTTGGGCCTGCTGCTCTTCGGGCAATTGAGCGACGCGCTTGGCGATCGCCTGGTTGACCGGTCCGAGGATATCACCCGCCAAGATCGGCTGTCCGCCGACGAGCGCGACGATGCGGGCCGGCTTAAACAGCTTGTCGTCGGCAGCAACCGGGGGAGCCTGCATCGGCGGCCCCTGGGGATACGCGGGGGTTGCCGGGGGGGCGACGTTGTTGGTCGCGGAATAACCATTGGCGACCGGCGGGGCATAGTTGCCGGTCGAATAATTGCTATTGGGAGAACCGCCGGCGGTTGGATAGCCGCTTGGCGGCGCATACGGATTGGCGCCGCCATACTGACTTGGCGTAGCGCTGGGCGCTGCAGTGCGCTGCCAAGGTTGATAGCCTGACTGCGTCGGCGGAGTCGTGGCGGCCGCTTGCGGTGGTTGTTGTTGGCCCCAGGCCGATGCCGCTTGTTGGTATTGATCGGGACGCCAAGGTTGCGTCGTTCCATTGGCAGCCGGGACGCTGCTGGTCGGCTGGTCGCCGATTTGCGTCGTTACGGCGCGGCGACTCGGTTGTTGCGTGTAACCGGGCGCAGCGTAGGGATTGCTGGGATAGGGAAGCGGCGTCGTTGTTGGCGCTGGCGTTTGGGCAGCGCCTTGCGCATCGGCGACGCGGTAGTCGGGCGCACTTCCTCCGCGGTTCTTAAAAGGATCAGTCGGCGTCGTTTCGGTCGTCGACTTGCCGCTCCAGGGAAGCCAAGAACGTAAGCCGCTCATCTGCGCATGAAGTTGCGCCGACTTGGCGCACCACGGAAGCGAACCGAACGTCGTCACGACGAACGTCACGAGGAAGATGGAAATCGAGCTGCGGCGGATCAAGGAACCCTCCGTCCAGGCAAATAACGGGCCCGAGCGAGTTTGGCTGGCAACAAATCCTCAGTAGTCGAATCTATTGAGGGGGCGCGATAATAGAGAGAGATCAACTGGGCTGCAAGATAGATTTCGCCGTGTTGATGATAGCGTCTGCGTCCGCGTCGCTCGTCTTCAGTGGGACGTAAACGCTTTTGTCGTCAACGATTCGGAAATTGCGACCATGTAGCTTTGCTAGCTGTTCGACGCGGCCTCGATCCGAGTACTGAAAGACAAGGTAGTCGTCCTCCAAGAAGATCGCGTTGATCTGCCAAAATGCGGCGTCGAGCTTGATCTCCGTCAGGCGCAGCATCCGCTCGACTGGATCAGGGAACGGCCCAAAGCGGTCGAGCATTTCTTCCTTCAGGTTTGCAATGTCGGTGTCGCTAGCAACCCGGGTCATGCGGCGATAGAGATCGATTTTCTGCCGCATGTCGCTGATGTAGGTGTCCGGCAAAAAGGCGGAGCCCGGCAGATCGACGTCGACGTCGATTGAAATCTGCGGCGGCATTCGCTTCATCCGTCGCACCGCCTTTTCTAAGAGCTGACAGTAGAGTTCGTACCCAACCATCGCGATGTGGCCGCTTTGCTGGGTGCCGAGGATATTGCCGGCGCCACGGATTTCCAAGTCCCGCATCGAGATCGCGAATCCAGCACCCATGTGGCTGAACTCCTCAATCGCGTGCAGCCGCTTTGCCGCGACCGGGCTCAGATGCCGACCCGGTTGCAGCAGCAAGTAGCAATAGGCCCGATGCTTGTACCGCCCGACGCGACCCCGTAATTGATGCAAGTCAGCCAGGCCGTACCGATCCGCCTCGTCGACGAAGATCGTGTTGGCGTTGGGAATGTCGAGCCCGCTTTCGACGATCGTCGTCGCTAGCAGCAGGTCGAATTTCCCTTCAACGAAATCGACCATCACCTGCTCAAGCGCCCCTTCCGGCATCTGACCGTGGCCGATGCCGATCTTCGCTTCGGGGACGATTCGCTTCAGTTTGGCGGCGACCAGTTGGATGTCTTGCACTCGATTGTGGACGAAATAAACCTGCCCGCCCCGCGACAACTCGCGCAGCACTGCATGGCGAATCAGTTCGTCTCCCCAGCGAGAAACCTTCGTTTCGACCGCGACACGATCCTGCGGCGCCGTTTCCAGGTTCGAGATATCCCGCACGCCAACCAGCGACATATGCAACGTGCGAGGAATTGGCGTCGCCGTCATCGTCAGCACGTCGACGGTGGTCCGCAGTTGTTTGAGCTTCTCCTTGATTTCGACGCCGAATCGCTGCTCTTCGTCGATGATCACCAGCCCCAGGTTTTGGAAACGGACGTCTTTGGACGCCAAGCGATGCGTACCGACCACAATGTCGACCGAGCCTTCCTTCAGCCCGCGAACGACGTCACGCTGCTCGGCTGCCGAGGCGAAGCGGCTGAGCCGGGCAATCGTAAACGGAAACTCCGCCATTCGCTGCCGCAGGCTCTTGTAATGCTGCTCGGCCAGGATCGTGGTAGGCACCAGAATGGCCACCTGATAGCCATTGTCGACCGCCTTAAACGCGCCCCGCATGGCGACTTCGGTCTTGCCGAAACCGACGTCGCCGCACAGCAGCCGGTCCATCGGTCGCGGCTGTTCCATATCGAACTTGATATTGCCGATCGCCGCCAATTGATCTTCGGTCTCTTCGTAAGGGAACGAGAGGTCGAACTCCCGCTGCCAGAGCGTATCGGCCGAGAAAGCGATGCCTGGGCGGCTACGGCGCATCGCCTGCACTTCCAGCAGTTCGCCGGCCAGGTCGTGCACCGCCTGTTCGACCGCCTTCTTCTGTTTCTGCCAAGTAACGCCGCCGATTTTGGCCAACGGTGGGCGGGTCTTCGACCCACCGACATACTTCTGAACCAGGTCGACTTTGGAGGCCGGAACGTAAACTTTGGTCCCGCCGTGAAACTCGATCTCGAGATGCTCTTCGACCTGCCGCTGCTTCTCGATCATCTTCAGGCCGCGGTAACGGCCGATGCCATGCGCAAGGTGAACGACCAGGTCGCCGCTCCGCAAATCGAGGAAGCTGTCGATCACCTTTCCCAGTTTGCGCGTCGCCGGGCGTTGGCGACGCACGCGATGGAACAACTGATCGCCGCTGACCAGCACGACGCTCTCTTCGCGATAGCGAAAGCCTTGCGGCATCCGGCCCAGCGAAAAGTGGAGTCGCCCGCTTTGCTGCAGTTCGCCTCCCTGGAAGATCTCCTGCAGGCGTTCAATCTCCGCTTCGGTCTGGCAGATGATGTAGACGTCTTGCCCGGTGCTCAGCGCTTCGAGCTCGCCGCGCACGCGTTCGATCTCGCCGCTGAACTGTTCGACGGACTCAAAGTGAAGCGTCAAACTCGCGTCGAGATGCCCGCTTGCGACGCTCGACAGGCTTAGCGTGCCCAGCGGCTGCAGCTTTTGCATCGTCTCCGGTAAGCCGAACTTGTCTTCGACCCGTTCCAGGCGATCGAGATATTGCTCGGCCGATTCCTTGATCCGTTCCAGCTCGATCAATACGCAGACCGAGGCGCTTGGCAGGTAATCGGAAAAGTGTCCGGTCTGCCCTTTCCCGTACCGCAGCACGGTGATTTCGGCCGAGTCGAGCGGATGCAGACTTCGCTGCGTCTCGATCTCAAACTGGCGAATCGATTCGACCTCGTCGCCGAATAGTTCGATGCGGGCCGGTTGTTCCCAATCCGGGGCGAAAACGTCGAGAATTCCGCCGCGCAGCGAGAATTCGCCGGGCAACTCGACGGCGCTGGTCGAATGGAATTTATGCCGCACCAGCCATTGGGCAAGCTCTTCCAGGTCCAGCTGATCGCCGGCGACGACGCGGCGACTATTGGCTGAAACGTTTGCGGCGCTCGGAACCGGCTGCAGCAGGCTCTCGATACTGGTGACGATGAACTTGGGCGGCGGACCATGCGTCAGCTGCTTTAAAACGCGAAGTCGACGTCCGTAAATCTCGTCGTGCAGCAGACGCTCGCTGCGATCCGATTCCCACGCGGGAAATTGCACGACCGAAGCTTCGGTAAATGTTCGCAAGGCATCGTAGACGTCATCGATATTGGCCAGCGTCGGACAGACGACCAACATCGGGCCGGCAGCGTCGATTTGGGCGGCCGCGGCAACTAGCGCGCACGCTGAACCCCAGACTCCCTCGATCGTCCCCTTCCGCCCGGCGGCGACTTGAGTGACGAGTTCGCGGAACTCCGTTCTTTCAGCGAGTCCTTGCGGCAGGCTACGCAGTTGTGCGGCCGCCGATTCTAGGGTGGTCCCAGTTGCCATGCGATTGAGCGAAATTTTACGTTTCCCAGGCCCCGCTCGCCAAGTCCGAACCAAATTTCGCCTCCTGCCCCCCAATGGCGTTGCAATCTGGCGAGTTTTCGGTTCGTTTCGGATGGCGTGAAAGGGGTTTTGCGATGCGCAGATGGCAATTGCTGGTCGGCTTGGCGTGGGCACTTGGCATGACGACACTACTCAAGGCGGATGTCGCCGATTGGGGCGAATTGGTCGACCCGAAGGGAGATTGTCCGGTTGAACAGAACCAGGGGAAGCTCGACTTTCACGTTCCGCCAGGGATTCACAATCTGAACCCGATTATTGGCGACACCTCGGCGCCTCGCGTAATGCGTGACGTCAAAGGGGATTTCGTCGTCGAACTTCAGATCCTCGATTCACGCCGAGAAAACAGGGACGATTAAGTCGAGTTACGTCGCTGCCGGCCTGCTCGTCTCGCAAGACGAGCAGAACTTCCTTCGCTGGACTCGATCGGCCGTCGGAGAAGCGAAAGCGACCTTCGCTTCGGCCGAGCTGTACGAGCAGGGAAAGCTGGCGGGTGGTTTCAACCTGGCCTGGAACGGTCAGCCAATGTGGCTGCGGCTAGAACGCCGTGCGGATCGGGTATTTCTGTGGATTGGCGACGACGGAACCCAATGGCGTCGCCATACATCGCTGCGAATGCCGTTTCTGCAGGACCTCAAAGTCGGCGTTTTCGCGCTCAACTCGACCAAGACCGAGTTCTCGGCGACGGTCAGCGACTTCTATTTGCTGGGCGCTGCGGCCATATAGAACCAATTCCCTCGGCTGCCCGTATTACAAAGCGCGCGACTTGGTGCGGGCGGCTGGAAAAGGTTCGATTTCGACCCCCAAATTCCGCGCTCGCGCCATGCGAGGTAGCGACGGCGTGGCTTCGAAAGGGGCCGATCTTCCAAAAATTTTCACAAAACGCGATTCGCGGAAAACCCCGAGAAAACAGGGGTGTATCGCGTATCTTACCTGCTCTGGCGGTGGATCTTTTCGATCCACTTTCTGATTTCGGCGCTGCCCCCGTTTGACACTGGGTCAGGGATCCCGTAAATTCCTTTCTTCTCGTTGAGGGCAATACCTTAACAGGGAGACGCTGCTCCAAACTGGAGAGGCGACAAAAGCGATCTTTGACAATTTGGCAAATGAAGTAGATGGCATTCATCACGTTTGCGAACGTGGTTTGCGGTCAGCTTGACGGGCTTTGCGAGAGCAGGGTCGTTTGGTTGGTTTGCGGCTGCTAGGCAAACGTGAGAATTATAGAGAATGCAAAAGTAACCGGGTCCCCAGTTCTACAAGCTGGGGATCACTTAAGGTGAAATTCTCGAGCGAAAAATATCGTTAAAACGGATCGGATATCTAATTGGCGTCGCCGCCGCGAGGCGTCGGCGTACCAGTAGGTCCGGTAGCTAAAGCGAATATTTACGGCGGAAAGCTTTGAATATTTGTGGTCAAGCTATTAAGGGCGTATGGGGGATGTCTTGGTATCAGAAGGCGATGAAGGGCGTGGAAGACTGCGATAAGCCTGGGGGAGTTGTCAAACGAACGTTGATCCCGGGATTCCTGAATGACTTGCACTGAATACATAGGTGTAAGTGGCTAACCCAGAGAACTGAAACATCTCAGTACCTGGAGGAAGAGAAAGAAAACTCGATTTCGTCAGTAGCGGCGAGCGAAAGCGAAATAGCCCAAACCGTGGGGATTTTCCCCACGGGGTTGTAGGGTCTCTCACATGGGAGTTACAAAGCGAACAACTAGTTGAACGACATGGAAAGGTCGGCCACAGACGGTGACAGCCCGGTAAACGAAAGGTGATTCGCCTCCCGAGAGATACCTGAGTAGGTTCAGGCACGTGAAACCTGGACTGAATCCACGGGGACCATCCCGTAAGGCTAAATACTCTCTGATAACCGATAGTGAACTCAGTATGGCGACTGAAAGATGAGAAGAACCCCTGCTAGGGGAGGTATGTGAACCTGAAACCATACGCTTACAAGCGGTCGGAGCCCGATTATTGGGTGACGGCGTGCCTTTTGCATAATGATCCGGCGAGTTACGGTCTGCGGCAGGTTAAAGTCTTCCGGACTGAAGCCAGAGGGAAACCGAGTCTGAATAGGGCGTTAGTCGTAGGCTGTAGACGCGAAACCAAGTGATCTACCCATGAGCAGGTTGAAGCGCGGGTTATACCGCGTGGAGGACCGAACCCACTTGGGTTGAAAACCGAGGGGATGACTTGTGGGGAGGAGTGAAAGTCTAATCAAACTTGGAGATATCTCGTTCTCTCCGAAATAGCTTTAGGGCTAGCCTTGAGCCACTACGTACCGGGGGTAGAGAGACTGAATCGATTTGGGGCCCCTTCCCGGGGTACCCTGTCGGACCAAACTCCGAATACCGGTGCGACTATCTCAGGAGTCAGTCCACGGGGGATAAGCTTCGTGGTCGAGAGGGAAACAACCCAGACCGTCTGCTAAGGTCCCGAAGAAACGCTCAGTCACTAAGGAGGTTGAATTACTGTGACAACCAGGATGTTGGCTTAGAAGCAGCCACCATTTAAAAAGTGCGTAACAGCTTACTGGTCGAGTAATTCTGCGCCGATAATGATCGGGAGTAAGCGTTTCACCGAAGCAGCGGACGAAAGTGGTAGGAGAGCGCCGATAGTCAGATACGAGCCGTACCGAAAGGAGCGGTGTTGGGGCTATCGGGTGATTATGCCGGAATGAGTAACGATTAAACAGGTGAGAATCCTGTTCGCCGAATACCTAAGGTTTCCTGGGGAAGGCAATTCCGCCCAGGGTTAGCCGGTGCCTTAGTCGAGGCCGAAAGGCGTAGACGATGGATAGCAGGTTAATATTCCTGCGCTAGAACGTTGGACCGATGGAGGGACGGCGTCCGAACTGTGATCGGGCTGGTGGATCAGCCCGTGATTTGCAGCAAGTTGGGGAGATTGGAAAATCCGCTCCCGGAATACAAGCTGTCGATCTGACTCTTTTTGAGGTAATCATTAGCAGGACGTCCAAGAAAAGCTTCTAAGGGTTGAAGGCGTTTTAACCGTACTAAAACTGACACAGGTAGGTAGGTCGAGTAGACCAAGGCGCTCGGGAGAACAGTGGTTAAGGAACTCTGCAAAATGACCCCGTAAGTTCGCGATAAGGGGTGCCTCTGACGGTTCACGCTGTTGGAGGCCACAGAAAATCGGCTCTGGCGACTGTTTATCAAAAACACAGGACCCTGCTAACTCGCAAGAGGATGTATAGGGTCTGACGCCTGCCCGGTGCCGGTAGGTTAAGGAAGAGGGTGAAAGCTCGCGACCGAAGCCCCGGTAAACGGCGGCCGTAACTATGACGGTCCTAAGGTAGCGAAGTTCCTTGTCGGGTAAGTTCCGACCTGCATGAAAGGCGTAACGACTGGAGCACTGTCTCAACCACTGACCCGGTGAAATTGTAGTTGTGGTGAAGATGCCACATACCCGCAGTTAGACGGAAAGACCCCGTGAACCTTTACTGTAGGCTGATATTGGTCTGAGATATGTTCTGTGTAGGATAGGTGGGAGGCTTTGATCTCGGCGCGCCAGCGTCGAAGGAGCCGTCCTTGAAATACCACCCTGAATATGTTTTAGCTCTAACCCTGAATATCCGTGAATCCGGACAGGGAACAGTGTCAGTTGGGCAGTTTGACTGGGGCGGTCTCCTCCCAAAGAGTAACGGAGGAGTGCAATGGTACCCTCAGCCTGGTTGGCCATCAGGCAAAGAGCGCAATGGTAGAAGGGTGCTTGACTGCGAGACTTATCGGTCGAGCAGGTACGAAAGTAGGTCATAGTGATCCGGTAGTCCCGTATGGAAGGGCTATCGCTCATCAGATAAAAGGTACTCCGGGGATAACAGGCTTATCGCATCCGAGCGTCCATAGCGGCGATGCGGTTTGGCACCTCGATGTCGGCTCATCACATCCTGGGGGTGTAGAAGCTCCCAAGGGTTCGGCTGTTCGCCGATTAAAGTGGTACGTGAGCTGGGTTCAGACCGTCGTGAGACAGGTCGGTCCCTATCTGCTGTGGGCGTACGAATTTTGAGGAGGTTCTTCTTTAGTACGAGAGGATTTGGAAGGACGACCCTCTGGTGTCCCAGTTGTCATGCCAGTGGCACGGCTGGATAGCTATGGTCGGAAAGGATAAACGCTGAAAGCATCTAAGCGTGAAGCCCGCTCCAAGATGAGAATTCGTAAGCACTTTAGTGCGAGAGTCCCCTGGAAGACGACCAGGTTGATAGGCTGGATGTGTAAGCACAGTAATGTGTTCAGCTAACCAGTACTAACGGACGAAAGCTTGACCACTTATATTCAACGCTTTTCACTCGAGAATTTGCGTTCTCTATAAAAATCAATTCGTCGCTTGCTTAAGCTCGACCTTCGGGTGAGCTCGATTGAAGAAGCTTCAATGCTTCAGGCAGGCGACTTGTGGCCACTACGCTGCGGACCGATCACTCGGTCCGCCGTTTGCCATGAGTCATCAGGCTCGCATCAGCCCACACGTTGGTGCAAGCCTTTTCCGGTGACCATATCGAAAAGGTCATACCTGTTCCCATTCCGAACACAGCCGTCAAGCTTTTCGAGCCGATGATAGTGCCAAAAGCGCGAAAGTAGGTATCGCCGGATTTATTTACACTTCCAAAGCCCCAACCAAATCGGTTGGGGCTTTTTTTGTGCGCTGGGGGGCAAGTTTCCCTTCGCGATGGAAAGTGTTGCCCGCTATACTCTTCGGAGTAGTTGTACCTCTCCCGCGACCTCCGAGATTCTCATGAGCAATGACGATCGCTTCACCGTGAATGACCCCTATGCGCAACCGCCGAGAAAGAAGTCGAGCGGCGCTGGCTGGATCTTTGGGATTGGTGGGTGCATTGTCGCTGCGGTGTTTGCTCCGTTCTTGCTTGTCTGCGGCTGTTGCGGCGGTCTTATGCAGTGGGCCATGAATCAACGCGCCGAAATGATTGCCACGGCGGTGGAGGGAGACGAGACCCTTCGGCAGGAGATCGGCGACG from Blastopirellula retiformator encodes:
- a CDS encoding peptidylprolyl isomerase, giving the protein MIRRSSISIFLVTFVVTTFGSLPWCAKSAQLHAQMSGLRSWLPWSGKSTTETTPTDPFKNRGGSAPDYRVADAQGAAQTPAPTTTPLPYPSNPYAAPGYTQQPSRRAVTTQIGDQPTSSVPAANGTTQPWRPDQYQQAASAWGQQQPPQAAATTPPTQSGYQPWQRTAAPSATPSQYGGANPYAPPSGYPTAGGSPNSNYSTGNYAPPVANGYSATNNVAPPATPAYPQGPPMQAPPVAADDKLFKPARIVALVGGQPILAGDILGPVNQAIAKRVAQLPEEQQAQVTEEILEEQRQLALRELLPNMIDTKMVYLDFIRTIPQDKLTEMQAHLDTQYAEYQMESDLKQYGVQTPAELDIALRKEGSSLEKKKRLFLEQIIAQQQLRTHVKPDTEVTHRQMLDFYHEHAAEYERPARARWEQLMVRFDKFNTKGEAEQAIADMGNQVLRGAPLDAVAKKHSQGFRASDGGQYDWTTRDSLKNETIDRAIFSLPPNRLSQIIESPEGYHIVRVLEREEDSMKPFRDAQLEIKEKIRNERANQAQREYITGVRKRTTVWTIFDEEKSSQTATSPSPESRR
- the mfd gene encoding transcription-repair coupling factor, producing MATGTTLESAAAQLRSLPQGLAERTEFRELVTQVAAGRKGTIEGVWGSACALVAAAAQIDAAGPMLVVCPTLANIDDVYDALRTFTEASVVQFPAWESDRSERLLHDEIYGRRLRVLKQLTHGPPPKFIVTSIESLLQPVPSAANVSANSRRVVAGDQLDLEELAQWLVRHKFHSTSAVELPGEFSLRGGILDVFAPDWEQPARIELFGDEVESIRQFEIETQRSLHPLDSAEITVLRYGKGQTGHFSDYLPSASVCVLIELERIKESAEQYLDRLERVEDKFGLPETMQKLQPLGTLSLSSVASGHLDASLTLHFESVEQFSGEIERVRGELEALSTGQDVYIICQTEAEIERLQEIFQGGELQQSGRLHFSLGRMPQGFRYREESVVLVSGDQLFHRVRRQRPATRKLGKVIDSFLDLRSGDLVVHLAHGIGRYRGLKMIEKQRQVEEHLEIEFHGGTKVYVPASKVDLVQKYVGGSKTRPPLAKIGGVTWQKQKKAVEQAVHDLAGELLEVQAMRRSRPGIAFSADTLWQREFDLSFPYEETEDQLAAIGNIKFDMEQPRPMDRLLCGDVGFGKTEVAMRGAFKAVDNGYQVAILVPTTILAEQHYKSLRQRMAEFPFTIARLSRFASAAEQRDVVRGLKEGSVDIVVGTHRLASKDVRFQNLGLVIIDEEQRFGVEIKEKLKQLRTTVDVLTMTATPIPRTLHMSLVGVRDISNLETAPQDRVAVETKVSRWGDELIRHAVLRELSRGGQVYFVHNRVQDIQLVAAKLKRIVPEAKIGIGHGQMPEGALEQVMVDFVEGKFDLLLATTIVESGLDIPNANTIFVDEADRYGLADLHQLRGRVGRYKHRAYCYLLLQPGRHLSPVAAKRLHAIEEFSHMGAGFAISMRDLEIRGAGNILGTQQSGHIAMVGYELYCQLLEKAVRRMKRMPPQISIDVDVDLPGSAFLPDTYISDMRQKIDLYRRMTRVASDTDIANLKEEMLDRFGPFPDPVERMLRLTEIKLDAAFWQINAIFLEDDYLVFQYSDRGRVEQLAKLHGRNFRIVDDKSVYVPLKTSDADADAIINTAKSILQPS
- a CDS encoding DUF1349 domain-containing protein, producing the protein MTSKGISSSNFRSSIHAEKTGTIKSSYVAAGLLVSQDEQNFLRWTRSAVGEAKATFASAELYEQGKLAGGFNLAWNGQPMWLRLERRADRVFLWIGDDGTQWRRHTSLRMPFLQDLKVGVFALNSTKTEFSATVSDFYLLGAAAI